In the genome of Candidatus Korarchaeota archaeon NZ13-K, the window CTCGCCGTAGAGATCGAGGATCCTCCTCCCCACCACCCTCACATCATACCTCTCCTCCACCAGCCTCCTGTTCCTCCTGAGCATCTCCCTCAGGTCCTCCGACCCTAGCATCCTCAAAGCCCCGGATAGGGAGCCCCGGACGCCAGGCTCATAGAAGATCGCGCTCTCCCCGAAGAGCCTCCTATGAACTTCTGTGCTTGAGAGGATCACAGGTCTCCCGATGGCCATCGCCTCCAGAACTATCGTAGGAAATCCCTCGCTCTTCGATGGGAGGATCACGGCATCGGAGCCCATCGCATAGGGAATCCACTCCTCCCTGCTCAGCCTCCCCAGGAACCTGACCCTCATGCCCCTCGCGAGCCTCTCGAGCCTCCCCCTCAGGGGACCATCCCCGACCACCCAGAGGGAGGCGCGATCGCTCACCTCCCTCAGGTCGATCAGAAGGCTCTCCAGGTTCTTCGCATCGACCAGCCCACCGACGAACATCAGCTGGGGATCCCCCTCACCCTCAACGGGCTCCGATCTCCTAACGATTCTGTCCATCTCCTCGACGTCCACGAAGTTGGGTATGAGCCTCACCCTCTCAGGATCGATCCCCCGCCTCACCATCAGCCCCGCATCGGCCTCGTTCAACGCTATGAAGGCGGCAGCCCCCCTCACGATCCTGAAGGAGATCCTCTCATGAAGAGCAGCCAGGAGATGGGCTAATCCCCTGTAGAAGGCCCTTCCATGCAACGTTATCACGACCCTGCTCTTCTCAGTGAACGGGTAGACCATCAGCGTGGTGAAAGTGTAGACGGAGTGCATGTGAACGATGTCGAAGCCCCTAAGCATCCTCGATGATATGAGGGGAAGGCCGAGGGGGAGGGGATTCCTGAGGGGCTCCAGGTGAGATCTAAGCCTCACCACAGTGTATCCCTCCTCCTCCCAAACGCCCGTGCGCCCGCGGGACGTCGTCAGCACCGTCACCTCATGACCCTCCGAGGCCAGGAACCTTGAGAGCCTCTGGACGTGATACTCGATGCCACCGGGGTGGGGAGGGAAGCGGTGGCACACCTGAAGTATCCTCATCCCTCTCGGCCCCGCCGCTCTCGGCCTACAAGAAGAGGTATCCTGCGCTCCTCGAGCACCTCCCCACAAGATTTATGGCCCTGCCGCAGTGGGGGCACCTGTTATCCTCGGTCAGGTTGCACCTCTCTACGGAGAAGCCGTACCTCCCTATGAGCAGGGTTCCGCAGCTCGGGCAGTAGGTGTTCTCCGATGGATCGCCAGGGACGTTGCCTGCGTAAACATACTCGATTCCCTCCTCCTTCGCTATCCTCAGGGCCCTCCTTATCGTGTCGATGGGTGTCGGCGGCACCTTCCTCATCCTGTAATGCGGGAAGAACCTAGAGAAGTGAACGGGAGTGTCCTCACCGACCTCGCTGACGACCCATCTGGAGAAGGCCCTTATCTCATCATCCCCATCGTTGTAACCGGGTATTATGAGGTAGGTGAGCTCAACGTGCCTGCCAGCCCTCTTCAGGGCAATAACCGTGTCTAGGACGGGCTTCAGGAACGGGACCTTGGCTACTCTCCTGTAGAAGTCGTCCGTGAAGGCCTTAACATCGACGTTAGCTGCATCTATGAGGGGGATCAGCCTCTCCCTAGCCTCCTCGCTCCAGTATCCGTTCGTCACGCTCACAGTGGCTATCCCCTCCCTCTTGGCCAATTCAGCGGTCTCGCAGACCCACTCAATGCTCACTATGGTCGGCTCGTTGTAGGTGAAAGCTATGCTGGAGGTCTCGTACCTCATGGCCTCACTCACGGCCTCCTCGGGCGGCAGGTAGGTGAGGTGGGTGAACCTCTCGGGATCCGACTGGCTTATCACCCAGTTCTGGCAGTGCTCGCAGAAGAGGTTGCATCCGACCGTCCCTATGCTGTAGGTCCTGCTCCCCGGCATGAAGTGAAAGAGGGGCTTCTTCTCTATGGGATCTATCGCGACGCTGCTCATCATACCGTAGTTGACCTCGCATAACACTCCCCCAACGT includes:
- a CDS encoding glycosyltransferase family 1 protein, with amino-acid sequence MRILQVCHRFPPHPGGIEYHVQRLSRFLASEGHEVTVLTTSRGRTGVWEEEGYTVVRLRSHLEPLRNPLPLGLPLISSRMLRGFDIVHMHSVYTFTTLMVYPFTEKSRVVITLHGRAFYRGLAHLLAALHERISFRIVRGAAAFIALNEADAGLMVRRGIDPERVRLIPNFVDVEEMDRIVRRSEPVEGEGDPQLMFVGGLVDAKNLESLLIDLREVSDRASLWVVGDGPLRGRLERLARGMRVRFLGRLSREEWIPYAMGSDAVILPSKSEGFPTIVLEAMAIGRPVILSSTEVHRRLFGESAIFYEPGVRGSLSGALRMLGSEDLREMLRRNRRLVEERYDVRVVGRRILDLYGELRGG
- the amrS gene encoding AmmeMemoRadiSam system radical SAM enzyme — its product is MVEGCPDGKAHRVRAKLQESLGDGRVRCLACPRKCIIPPGMYGLCRSKLNVGGVLCEVNYGMMSSVAIDPIEKKPLFHFMPGSRTYSIGTVGCNLFCEHCQNWVISQSDPERFTHLTYLPPEEAVSEAMRYETSSIAFTYNEPTIVSIEWVCETAELAKREGIATVSVTNGYWSEEARERLIPLIDAANVDVKAFTDDFYRRVAKVPFLKPVLDTVIALKRAGRHVELTYLIIPGYNDGDDEIRAFSRWVVSEVGEDTPVHFSRFFPHYRMRKVPPTPIDTIRRALRIAKEEGIEYVYAGNVPGDPSENTYCPSCGTLLIGRYGFSVERCNLTEDNRCPHCGRAINLVGRCSRSAGYLFL